From Terriglobales bacterium, the proteins below share one genomic window:
- a CDS encoding TonB-dependent receptor — translation MRILQRALLCLALIAWPCVLLAQQPSRRAPIPVAPSRHSGTSLTVVVGDENNVVVPDCFVTLTDTATGEAMRIQTDAAGRGRFLNLDPEHTFTVHAERSNFYPITKTNLRIANAQTLELTVPHVQELKETVNVTASVQGIDPAQTANTKQLGTPEIVNIPYPTSRDIRNILPYLPQVVQDASGQVHVAGAATYETSDVLDGFEITSPVSGNLAMRFSADAVREVSVQSSRVSTQYGKESGGIIDFNTGMGDDHFRFDATNFIPSWKNIKGKGIGFDKWVPRATVSGPIKKGKIWFFDSADAEYDNYIFRDLPKGSDRDPFLRGSNLAKVQINLRPSDILSFGLLNNTQDEDNQGLSLTTPSSATVKRDIGAYLADVKELHYFSGGALLETGFAWNAFNDRYRPQGTSPFVITPNLNTGNYFQEFHGTSRRAQGIANLFLRGFTAFGRHDVKLGTEIDQINFTQLYQDTPFFLQRSDGTLYRQSVLPASTSLDRNNFETSGYIEDKWSPLERVIVQPGLRFDWDEIIRRPLFSPRIAGTYALGAEGTTKFSAGVGVYYERTHLDYLARALTGPRLDYYYDATGTNLTSPPLVTTFAVNQPALHEPRFLNWSAGVEQKLPLGIYGAVEYLQKSGNDGFIFQNLNTASILSGNYLLTNTRQDRYRSVQVTARKHFHGDYNVFGAYTYSYAHSNAVVDYSLNNPIFSTQMAGPLPWDVPNRFISWGWFPTPFKRFDFVYSLDYHTGFPWTTVNQNQQIVGAAYSNRFPSYFALNPGLEFRFTFRGYALALRGVAENVTDRKNPAFVNNNINATNYATYGGFDGRAFTARIRFLGRK, via the coding sequence ATGAGGATCCTTCAGCGAGCTCTTCTATGTCTAGCGCTGATTGCGTGGCCTTGCGTTTTGCTCGCGCAGCAGCCGTCTCGCCGCGCGCCGATTCCGGTTGCGCCTTCTAGGCATAGTGGGACTTCTCTGACCGTTGTTGTCGGGGATGAAAACAACGTAGTGGTTCCCGACTGTTTCGTTACCCTCACTGACACTGCAACCGGCGAAGCGATGCGAATTCAGACCGACGCGGCAGGCCGTGGCCGCTTCCTGAATCTGGATCCGGAACATACTTTCACAGTCCACGCGGAGCGAAGCAACTTCTACCCAATCACCAAGACGAATCTCCGCATCGCGAATGCTCAGACACTGGAACTTACTGTTCCCCACGTGCAGGAGCTGAAGGAAACCGTGAACGTGACTGCCTCGGTTCAGGGGATCGATCCTGCACAGACTGCCAACACGAAGCAGCTAGGCACTCCGGAAATCGTCAACATTCCCTATCCGACATCACGCGACATACGCAACATTCTTCCCTATCTGCCCCAGGTCGTGCAGGACGCAAGCGGACAAGTTCACGTAGCCGGCGCTGCCACTTATGAAACCAGTGATGTACTGGACGGTTTTGAAATCACATCGCCGGTAAGCGGGAATCTTGCTATGCGTTTCAGCGCGGATGCAGTGCGCGAAGTCTCGGTCCAGAGCAGTCGGGTATCGACCCAATATGGGAAGGAGTCGGGCGGAATCATCGATTTCAATACGGGAATGGGAGACGATCACTTCCGTTTCGATGCCACGAACTTTATTCCGTCATGGAAGAACATTAAGGGCAAAGGCATCGGCTTCGATAAATGGGTTCCGCGCGCTACCGTTTCCGGGCCGATCAAGAAAGGAAAGATCTGGTTCTTTGACTCCGCGGACGCCGAGTACGACAACTACATATTCAGGGATCTGCCAAAAGGCTCGGATCGCGATCCATTCCTTCGTGGAAGCAATCTGGCCAAAGTACAGATCAATCTCCGACCCAGTGACATTCTCAGCTTTGGTCTGTTGAACAACACGCAGGACGAAGACAACCAGGGACTTTCACTAACTACACCTTCTTCAGCAACAGTCAAACGCGATATCGGCGCGTATCTGGCAGACGTGAAGGAGCTCCATTATTTCTCTGGCGGAGCGCTCCTCGAAACCGGATTTGCCTGGAACGCGTTCAATGATCGCTATCGTCCGCAAGGCACAAGTCCATTCGTGATTACTCCCAATCTGAACACTGGGAACTATTTCCAAGAGTTCCATGGAACTTCACGCCGCGCGCAGGGCATCGCTAATCTGTTTTTGCGCGGGTTTACTGCCTTCGGGCGCCATGATGTGAAACTGGGCACCGAGATCGATCAGATCAACTTCACACAGTTGTATCAAGACACGCCCTTTTTCCTGCAACGATCCGATGGAACGCTCTACCGTCAAAGCGTGCTGCCGGCCTCGACCTCACTTGACCGCAATAACTTTGAAACCAGCGGCTATATCGAGGACAAATGGTCGCCGTTGGAACGCGTGATCGTGCAGCCCGGCCTGCGTTTCGACTGGGATGAGATCATCCGTCGTCCATTGTTCTCACCGCGCATCGCGGGCACCTACGCGCTCGGCGCGGAAGGAACAACGAAGTTTTCTGCCGGTGTGGGCGTCTATTACGAGCGCACGCATTTGGATTACCTCGCGCGCGCTTTGACCGGCCCGCGGCTCGACTACTACTACGACGCGACTGGAACCAATTTAACCAGTCCGCCTCTGGTTACAACGTTCGCTGTTAATCAGCCTGCTCTGCACGAGCCGAGATTCCTGAACTGGAGCGCGGGAGTGGAACAAAAGCTTCCGCTCGGGATTTACGGAGCTGTCGAATATCTGCAGAAGAGCGGCAACGACGGATTCATTTTCCAAAACCTGAACACCGCTTCGATCCTCTCCGGCAACTACCTCCTCACCAACACGCGCCAAGATCGATATCGCTCTGTCCAGGTTACAGCGCGCAAGCACTTCCATGGAGACTACAACGTCTTCGGCGCGTACACATATTCCTATGCTCACTCGAATGCGGTCGTCGATTATTCATTGAACAATCCCATCTTCAGTACGCAAATGGCCGGACCGCTACCCTGGGATGTCCCAAATCGGTTCATCAGTTGGGGTTGGTTCCCAACTCCGTTCAAACGCTTCGATTTTGTCTATTCGCTCGACTACCACACTGGATTCCCGTGGACGACGGTCAATCAGAATCAACAGATCGTAGGCGCGGCTTACTCAAATCGCTTCCCTTCCTACTTCGCGTTAAATCCCGGACTGGAATTCCGATTCACGTTCCGAGGCTATGCACTCGCGCTGCGCGGCGTGGCAGAAAATGTGACCGATCGTAAAAATCCGGCGTTCGTGAACAACAACATCAATGCGACGAACTATGCGACGTATGGCGGTTTCGATGGGCGCGCGTTTACGGCGAGGATCAGGTTCTTGGGAAGGAAATAA